One Gordonia zhaorongruii DNA segment encodes these proteins:
- a CDS encoding LLM class flavin-dependent oxidoreductase, whose product MQFGIFSVGDVTADPTTGTTPSEHERLTAMTAIALKAEEVGLDVFATGEHHNPPFVPSSPTTMLGWIAARTERLLLSTATTLITTNDPVKIAEDYAMLQHLSEGRVDLTMGRGNTGPVYPWFGKDIRKGIPMAVENYHLLRRLWREKGIDWEGEFRTPLQSFTSTPAPLDGTPPFVWHGSIRSPEIAEQAAFYCDGFFHNNIFWNSEHTEQMVNLYRQRFEHYGHGSADQAIVGLGGQAFMAETEAEAKRRFRPYFDNAPVYGHGPSMEDFTEMTPLTVGTPEQVIEKTLGFADYAGDYQRQLFLMDHAGLPLSMVLEQIEILGREVVPVLRREFEARRPAHVPSDPPTHSSLVAAGPDSAHHLVLPHQAATATSGGRQ is encoded by the coding sequence ATGCAGTTCGGCATCTTCTCGGTCGGTGACGTCACCGCCGACCCGACCACCGGAACCACCCCCAGCGAACACGAACGCCTCACGGCGATGACCGCGATCGCACTGAAGGCCGAAGAGGTCGGACTCGACGTCTTCGCAACCGGCGAACACCACAATCCGCCGTTCGTGCCCAGTTCCCCGACCACGATGCTCGGCTGGATCGCCGCGCGGACCGAGCGTCTCCTGCTGTCCACGGCGACCACCTTGATCACCACCAACGACCCGGTGAAGATCGCCGAGGACTACGCGATGCTGCAGCACCTCTCCGAGGGTCGCGTCGACCTGACGATGGGCCGCGGCAACACCGGACCGGTGTACCCGTGGTTCGGCAAGGACATCCGCAAGGGCATCCCGATGGCAGTCGAGAACTACCACCTGCTGCGCCGGCTGTGGCGGGAGAAGGGGATCGATTGGGAAGGCGAGTTCCGCACGCCGCTGCAGAGCTTCACCTCGACGCCCGCGCCACTGGACGGCACGCCGCCCTTCGTGTGGCACGGTTCGATCCGCTCGCCGGAGATCGCCGAGCAGGCCGCCTTCTACTGCGACGGCTTCTTCCACAACAACATCTTCTGGAATTCCGAGCACACCGAGCAGATGGTGAACCTGTACCGGCAGCGCTTCGAGCACTACGGGCACGGTTCGGCCGACCAGGCGATCGTCGGACTCGGCGGCCAGGCGTTCATGGCCGAGACGGAGGCGGAGGCCAAGCGCAGGTTCCGCCCGTACTTCGACAACGCACCCGTGTACGGACACGGACCGTCGATGGAGGACTTCACCGAGATGACTCCGTTGACCGTCGGAACTCCCGAGCAGGTCATCGAGAAGACTCTGGGTTTCGCCGACTACGCAGGCGACTACCAGCGTCAGCTCTTCCTGATGGACCATGCAGGCTTGCCGCTGTCGATGGTGCTCGAGCAGATCGAGATCCTGGGCCGCGAAGTGGTGCCGGTGCTGCGCAGGGAGTTCGAGGCACGCCGCCCGGCTCACGTGCCTTCCGACCCGCCGACGCATTCCTCTCTGGTTGCGGCCGGTCCGGACAGCGCCCACCACCTGGTGCTTCCGCACCAGGCCGCCACAGCAACGAGCGGAGGCCGACAATGA
- a CDS encoding CE1759 family FMN reductase: MSRKVVVVNAGVSAASSTRLLAEQLAGAVLTGVSARGEQADIEYVDVAPLARDLATAVTSGVSSQAVRTAHDAIAGADGLIVATPVFAASYSGIFKMFFDTLDPDALTGVPVSIAATAGTARHSLVLDYAIRPLMAYLRADALPTGTFAATDDFGSPELGARINRAGSELAARLVSDGAVAGFGGPTDTKSAPRRSGRSTDLGPFPDFADLLHGHTGDVK, translated from the coding sequence ATGAGCCGCAAGGTAGTCGTCGTGAACGCGGGCGTGTCCGCCGCATCGTCGACGCGCCTGCTCGCCGAGCAGCTCGCAGGCGCAGTGCTCACGGGCGTCTCGGCGCGCGGCGAGCAGGCGGACATCGAATACGTCGATGTCGCTCCCCTGGCCCGGGACCTGGCGACGGCAGTCACGTCGGGTGTCTCCTCGCAGGCGGTCCGCACCGCACATGATGCGATCGCCGGCGCTGACGGTCTGATCGTGGCGACGCCTGTGTTCGCGGCGTCGTACAGCGGCATCTTCAAGATGTTCTTCGACACCCTCGACCCCGACGCTCTCACCGGGGTGCCGGTGTCGATCGCCGCGACTGCAGGCACCGCACGTCACTCGCTGGTGCTGGACTACGCGATCCGGCCGCTGATGGCGTACCTACGCGCCGACGCGCTCCCGACCGGAACCTTCGCCGCCACAGACGATTTCGGATCACCCGAGCTCGGTGCCCGGATCAACCGCGCAGGCTCTGAACTGGCGGCGCGACTCGTCTCCGATGGCGCTGTCGCGGGCTTCGGCGGACCGACCGACACGAAGTCGGCACCGCGTCGCAGCGGACGCAGCACCGACCTCGGGCCCTTCCCCGACTTCGCCGACCTGCTGCACGGGCACACCGGCGACGTGAAGTAG
- a CDS encoding WXG100 family type VII secretion target, translating into MTGGVIRYNFEGLGTLSGDLRAQFQRLEELSGQLKRQVTALASHWDSGGAMQYQQAQHQWDRLFADARARLDGLGVGVSKAASHMRDTDVRVGRSFSV; encoded by the coding sequence ATGACCGGGGGAGTAATCCGCTACAACTTCGAAGGCCTCGGCACGCTGTCGGGCGACCTGCGGGCCCAGTTCCAGCGTTTGGAGGAACTGTCCGGACAGCTCAAACGACAGGTCACCGCGCTGGCGAGCCACTGGGATTCGGGCGGTGCGATGCAATACCAGCAGGCCCAGCATCAGTGGGACCGGCTGTTCGCGGACGCCCGCGCGCGGCTGGACGGGCTCGGGGTGGGCGTGTCCAAGGCCGCGTCGCACATGCGCGACACCGACGTCCGCGTAGGCAGGTCGTTCTCCGTCTGA
- a CDS encoding WXG100 family type VII secretion target, protein MTTGLNVDVGASQASASSIKGIVGEMQGIISRIQSSAANGRAGWNGQASNAFDGSHTDWHGTATRLHNALDEIETKLTTGFQGYDSEDAAAASQVVNSGGAAPLSL, encoded by the coding sequence ATGACGACAGGACTCAATGTCGACGTCGGCGCCTCACAGGCCTCGGCATCGTCGATCAAAGGAATCGTCGGCGAGATGCAGGGGATCATCTCGCGGATTCAGTCGTCCGCAGCTAACGGCCGCGCCGGCTGGAACGGGCAGGCGTCGAACGCCTTCGATGGTTCGCACACCGACTGGCACGGAACCGCGACTCGGCTGCACAACGCTCTCGACGAGATCGAGACGAAGCTGACGACCGGATTCCAGGGCTACGACAGCGAGGATGCGGCAGCGGCGTCTCAGGTAGTCAACTCCGGTGGCGCTGCGCCGCTGTCGCTCTGA
- a CDS encoding YbaB/EbfC family nucleoid-associated protein, giving the protein MTVMDDVQRRAENQLAALEDVQSRLDGLTIRESGDRDRVIVDVDVSGAMVGIELRPGAGNRQPAALADAIVRTSVRAATRAFADRAEIMAEFVAEFAELTGAPSEPATDSMRPTLQERR; this is encoded by the coding sequence ATGACGGTGATGGACGACGTGCAGCGCCGCGCCGAGAATCAGCTGGCCGCACTCGAGGACGTGCAGAGCAGGCTCGATGGGCTCACGATCCGGGAGTCCGGCGACCGTGATCGGGTGATCGTCGACGTGGACGTGTCCGGCGCCATGGTGGGGATCGAGTTGCGTCCAGGCGCAGGGAACCGGCAGCCGGCGGCGCTCGCCGATGCGATCGTCCGGACCTCGGTCCGTGCCGCGACCCGAGCGTTCGCCGACCGGGCCGAGATCATGGCGGAGTTCGTCGCAGAGTTCGCCGAACTGACCGGCGCGCCTTCGGAACCCGCCACTGACTCGATGCGTCCAACCTTGCAAGAGCGACGGTAG
- a CDS encoding MinD/ParA family ATP-binding protein, with product MRTDIVAGETGTQPSTAETPPWLIPPQAAPRPVPAGSSGGPAPVSGPQLTATAEHGDVDLSGIVPPDPAPARAAVPVHDPMTARPGPSFPPPPAHLPIAPPHGAPQMIGPGAPSNPIPSQPAPARSPMPGPAGPALDEVSLIRKARRPPMRGWRRAVHTLSAGTVNPGESTSELEYRNLLERVRQPVREDYRIAVLSLKGGVGKTTTTVGLGSMFASLRGDRVIAVDANPDLGTLAQRVPIQSASTVRDLLADPVIARYSDVRAHTSQAPSRLEVIASERDPAAAEAFSEHEYRGVMTVLQRFYNIILTDCGTGMSHGAMRGVLDLADAVVLVSSPALDGARSAGATLDWLDGHGFGHLIPRSVVVLSSARPGASSIDLDHLSRHFLTRCRAVHTIGFDDHLSEGADVDLDLLGKHTRRSFTELAATIADDFGGTSLRRHPPFHGQAAERS from the coding sequence ATGCGAACCGACATCGTCGCCGGAGAAACCGGCACCCAGCCGTCCACCGCCGAGACCCCGCCGTGGCTGATCCCGCCACAGGCCGCACCGCGTCCGGTGCCCGCCGGCTCGTCGGGAGGGCCGGCTCCGGTGAGCGGTCCCCAGTTGACGGCGACCGCCGAACACGGCGACGTCGACCTGTCCGGGATCGTTCCACCCGACCCGGCCCCGGCTCGGGCAGCCGTTCCCGTCCACGACCCGATGACGGCCCGGCCGGGCCCGTCGTTCCCGCCTCCGCCGGCGCACCTCCCGATCGCGCCACCGCATGGAGCACCGCAGATGATCGGTCCCGGCGCCCCGTCGAATCCGATACCGAGTCAGCCGGCCCCTGCTCGCAGTCCGATGCCCGGACCGGCAGGCCCCGCGCTGGACGAGGTGTCCCTCATCCGCAAAGCACGGCGTCCACCGATGCGGGGCTGGCGCCGAGCGGTGCACACCTTGTCGGCCGGGACCGTGAATCCGGGTGAGTCGACGTCCGAACTCGAGTACCGAAACCTCCTCGAACGGGTACGGCAACCGGTCCGCGAGGACTATCGGATCGCCGTGCTCTCGCTCAAAGGCGGCGTCGGGAAGACAACGACGACAGTCGGTCTCGGATCGATGTTCGCGTCGCTGCGCGGCGACCGGGTGATCGCCGTCGACGCCAATCCCGACCTCGGAACGCTCGCGCAACGCGTGCCGATCCAGTCGGCATCGACGGTGCGCGATCTGCTCGCCGACCCCGTCATCGCCCGGTACTCGGACGTGCGGGCGCACACTTCACAGGCACCGAGCCGTCTGGAGGTCATCGCCTCCGAACGCGATCCAGCAGCCGCCGAGGCGTTCAGCGAACACGAGTACCGCGGCGTCATGACGGTCCTGCAGCGCTTCTACAACATCATCCTGACCGATTGCGGGACCGGAATGAGTCACGGAGCGATGCGCGGCGTCCTCGACCTGGCCGACGCAGTGGTGCTCGTCAGCTCGCCGGCCCTCGATGGCGCGCGCAGTGCGGGCGCGACGCTCGACTGGCTCGACGGACACGGCTTCGGGCATCTCATCCCGCGCAGCGTGGTGGTGCTCAGTTCCGCGCGCCCGGGTGCGTCGTCCATCGACCTCGACCATCTGTCCCGGCACTTCCTCACCCGGTGCCGCGCGGTGCACACCATCGGGTTCGACGACCATCTGTCCGAAGGCGCCGACGTGGACCTCGACCTACTCGGCAAGCACACGCGACGGTCGTTCACCGAGTTGGCGGCGACCATCGCGGACGATTTCGGCGGAACCAGTCTGCGTCGGCATCCGCCGTTCCACGGTCAGGCTGCGGAGCGATCCTGA
- a CDS encoding NAD(P)/FAD-dependent oxidoreductase: MRTTDAVIIGSGFGGLAAAKQLSRSDVETTLISATDEHLFQPLLYQVATGVLVEEEIAPPIAEVLASKNSVSVQRGYVTAVDAEAKVVTYRTDTGDEQIGYRNLIVAGGVAQGYFGHDEWADRTFSLKSLDDAIELRAHLLDRFEAPVADRKAHTFVVVGGGATGVEVAGQIRELGTRYFTEAPATVHLVEGAGELLPVYGGKLSSFTRRKLEESGIDVHTDTFVTDIDAGAVTVRNSDGDEQVIEADTIVWSAGMQANDLSRAVAAATHCETDRAGRLLIDEDLTVGDRDDVFAIGDMTSLNGYPGQSPVAMQEGRHAADVIRGRKPAGTPFAYLDKGSMAVVNRHNAVVDAPFGVQLTGVVGWIAWLAVHLFYLVGFRNRIAAVASWFRSFAGRKRPGFAQAVERQARSAAPGEQPGRFQDRSAA; this comes from the coding sequence ATGCGCACCACAGACGCCGTCATCATCGGTTCGGGATTCGGCGGGCTCGCCGCCGCCAAGCAGCTGTCGCGCTCGGATGTGGAGACCACGCTGATCTCGGCTACCGACGAGCACCTCTTCCAGCCGCTCCTGTATCAGGTCGCGACCGGTGTGCTGGTGGAGGAGGAGATCGCACCGCCGATCGCCGAAGTGCTCGCATCCAAGAACTCCGTGAGCGTGCAGCGCGGGTACGTGACCGCGGTGGATGCGGAAGCGAAGGTAGTCACCTACCGCACCGACACGGGCGACGAGCAGATCGGTTACCGGAACCTGATCGTCGCGGGCGGTGTGGCACAGGGCTACTTCGGCCATGATGAGTGGGCCGACCGCACCTTCTCGCTGAAGTCGCTCGATGACGCGATCGAGCTCCGGGCCCACTTGCTCGATCGCTTCGAGGCGCCGGTGGCCGACCGGAAGGCGCACACCTTCGTCGTGGTCGGCGGCGGCGCGACCGGGGTGGAGGTAGCAGGCCAGATTCGCGAGCTGGGCACCCGCTACTTCACCGAAGCGCCCGCGACGGTCCACCTCGTCGAGGGTGCGGGCGAACTGCTCCCGGTGTACGGCGGCAAGCTGTCGAGCTTCACGCGCCGCAAGCTGGAGGAGTCGGGGATCGATGTGCATACCGATACCTTCGTCACCGATATCGATGCCGGTGCCGTCACCGTGCGCAACTCCGATGGGGACGAGCAGGTCATCGAGGCGGACACGATCGTCTGGTCGGCCGGGATGCAGGCCAACGATCTCTCAAGGGCGGTTGCCGCGGCGACGCATTGCGAGACCGATCGCGCCGGACGGCTCCTGATCGACGAGGACCTGACCGTGGGCGACCGTGACGACGTGTTCGCCATCGGCGACATGACCAGCCTGAACGGCTACCCGGGGCAGAGTCCGGTGGCGATGCAGGAGGGCCGTCATGCAGCGGACGTGATCCGCGGCCGCAAGCCCGCGGGCACGCCGTTCGCGTACCTGGACAAGGGGAGCATGGCCGTGGTGAACCGGCACAACGCCGTCGTGGACGCGCCGTTCGGCGTGCAGCTCACAGGCGTTGTCGGCTGGATCGCCTGGCTGGCCGTGCACCTGTTCTACCTCGTCGGGTTCCGCAATCGGATTGCCGCAGTCGCGTCGTGGTTCCGGTCGTTCGCCGGACGGAAGCGCCCGGGATTCGCGCAGGCCGTCGAGCGACAGGCGCGTTCGGCTGCGCCGGGTGAGCAGCCCGGCCGGTTTCAGGATCGCTCCGCAGCCTGA
- a CDS encoding LysR family transcriptional regulator, with the protein MEFRQIEYLVAVAETGGFSRAAARCFVSQSAISHQIAALERELGTELVDRSARGGKLTDAGEVLLPYARQLLSLRDDAVAAVTPHPDRIRIAANMSFARSALAAVAAVRERHREAEIDFLLKPFGQRIDAVVSGEADLALVRGSVDHDELYLDPLWVDQPVVAFSSRHPLARSGRGPGPADLGEYPLVLPPADQQILLHRLVERVFSRAGVDVRYGPQIREGHPVAFELINHPESWTILYDDPLQPGIVCRRSLEFTLPVSAVLRNDSTPNQLVAEILTELSNGFRRT; encoded by the coding sequence ATGGAGTTCCGCCAGATCGAGTACCTCGTCGCCGTCGCCGAGACCGGTGGCTTCTCTCGCGCTGCCGCCCGGTGCTTCGTCTCGCAATCGGCGATCAGCCATCAGATCGCCGCCCTCGAACGCGAGCTCGGCACCGAGCTGGTCGATCGGTCTGCACGCGGCGGCAAGCTGACCGACGCGGGCGAGGTTCTGCTGCCGTACGCGCGGCAGCTCTTATCGCTGCGCGACGACGCCGTGGCCGCCGTGACACCGCATCCCGACCGAATCCGCATCGCTGCGAACATGTCGTTCGCGCGATCGGCACTGGCAGCGGTCGCCGCCGTCCGGGAGCGTCACCGTGAGGCCGAGATCGACTTCCTCCTCAAACCGTTCGGTCAGCGCATCGACGCAGTGGTCTCCGGGGAGGCTGATCTGGCGCTGGTACGGGGATCGGTCGATCACGACGAGCTCTACCTCGATCCCCTCTGGGTGGATCAGCCGGTGGTCGCCTTCAGTTCCCGGCATCCGCTCGCCAGATCCGGACGCGGCCCCGGCCCCGCCGACCTCGGCGAGTACCCGCTCGTTCTGCCTCCTGCCGATCAGCAAATCCTGTTGCACCGGCTCGTCGAGCGTGTGTTCTCGCGGGCAGGCGTCGACGTTCGGTACGGACCGCAGATCCGTGAGGGCCACCCGGTCGCCTTCGAACTGATCAATCACCCGGAGAGCTGGACCATCCTGTACGACGATCCGCTGCAACCCGGCATCGTGTGCCGCCGGAGCCTCGAGTTCACCCTTCCGGTCTCCGCGGTACTCCGCAACGACAGCACACCGAACCAACTCGTCGCCGAGATCCTGACGGAGTTGTCGAACGGATTCCGGCGGACCTGA
- the soxR gene encoding redox-sensitive transcriptional activator SoxR, translating into MAGVSVSRGGELTVGELSARSGVAVSALHFYEREGLIDARRTSGNQRRYRRDALRRVALIRIAQRVGIPLADIRGALQRLPDGRTPTQADWTRLSEGWRAELDERIHRLQQLRDDFTGCIGCGCLSLKRCALVNPGDEYGQHGDGPRRLLET; encoded by the coding sequence ATGGCAGGTGTGTCGGTGTCCAGAGGTGGGGAACTCACAGTCGGCGAGTTGTCCGCACGCAGCGGCGTCGCGGTGTCGGCCCTGCACTTCTACGAACGGGAAGGGCTGATCGATGCGCGGCGGACCAGCGGCAATCAGCGCCGGTATCGCCGCGACGCGCTGCGTCGAGTGGCCCTGATCCGGATCGCTCAGCGGGTAGGGATCCCGTTGGCCGATATTCGCGGCGCCCTGCAGCGGCTGCCCGACGGGCGTACGCCGACCCAAGCGGACTGGACGAGGCTGTCGGAGGGGTGGCGCGCCGAACTCGATGAACGGATCCACCGACTGCAGCAGTTACGCGACGACTTCACCGGTTGCATCGGCTGCGGTTGTCTGTCCCTGAAGCGGTGCGCGTTGGTCAATCCGGGAGATGAGTACGGACAGCACGGCGACGGTCCCCGTCGACTACTCGAGACGTGA
- a CDS encoding ABC transporter ATP-binding protein, whose protein sequence is MSMETTAWNTMYATMNSQTDRRRIDPALLRRIARFAAPHRRRLVGFAVISTVVAGLTVATPLLAGRVVDAITGSGSTSAVVGLASVIAVVALAEAAFGLVQRWLSSTIGERLIFDLRTAVYDHVQTMPVAFFSRTRTGALVSRLNNDVIGAQRAFSDAFSGVISNTVTLMLALVAMLTLSWQITLATLVLLPIFLVPARRFGARVADLQRDRAAHNAAMGDRMTERFSAPGATLIKLFGGADRESVEFAERAGSVRDVGVRSAMVQEIFYLALMVVSALALALVYGAGGVLALHGQIQTGTIVSLAMLLTRLYAPLTALANTRVEAMSAMVSFERVFEVLDLVPLIRDRADARGLPDGPLGVEFDQVAFSYPSAAQISLASLEEVAVLNPQAGRQVLHDVSFTVEPGQTVALVGSSGAGKSTIAGLVPRLFDVDSGAVRINGVDVRDLESSSLHASVGMVTQDGHLFHDSVRANLSLARRDATDDELWDVLRRARLDGVVAALPEGLDTVVGERGYRFSGGERQRLTIARVLLAKPRVVILDEATAHLDTTSEAQVQLALSEALEGRTAIVIAHRLATIRDADRILVVEDGRVVESGPHRDLVHAGGRYAELYRA, encoded by the coding sequence ATGAGCATGGAAACGACGGCGTGGAACACGATGTACGCCACGATGAACAGCCAGACCGACCGACGTCGGATCGATCCGGCCCTGCTGCGCCGGATCGCACGCTTCGCCGCGCCGCACCGGCGACGCCTCGTCGGCTTCGCGGTGATCAGCACCGTCGTCGCCGGCCTCACCGTCGCGACTCCCCTGCTCGCCGGGCGGGTCGTCGATGCGATCACCGGATCGGGGTCCACGTCGGCCGTCGTCGGCCTGGCGTCGGTGATCGCCGTCGTCGCCCTCGCCGAGGCCGCCTTCGGCCTCGTCCAACGGTGGCTGTCGTCGACGATCGGGGAACGCCTGATCTTCGACCTGCGCACCGCGGTCTACGACCACGTGCAGACCATGCCGGTCGCGTTCTTCAGCCGGACCAGGACCGGCGCGTTGGTCAGCAGGCTGAACAACGATGTGATCGGTGCGCAGCGCGCGTTCAGCGACGCGTTCTCCGGCGTCATCAGCAACACCGTCACTTTGATGCTCGCGCTGGTCGCGATGCTGACCCTGTCGTGGCAGATCACCCTCGCGACGTTGGTCCTGCTGCCGATATTCCTCGTGCCGGCACGGCGGTTCGGCGCGCGGGTCGCGGACCTGCAGCGGGACCGGGCAGCGCATAACGCGGCGATGGGCGACCGAATGACCGAACGGTTCAGCGCGCCGGGTGCGACGTTGATCAAACTGTTCGGCGGCGCCGACCGAGAGTCAGTCGAGTTCGCCGAACGGGCGGGCAGTGTCCGCGACGTGGGCGTGCGGTCGGCGATGGTCCAGGAGATCTTCTACCTTGCCTTGATGGTGGTGTCAGCCCTGGCGCTGGCGCTCGTCTACGGGGCCGGCGGTGTGCTCGCACTGCACGGGCAGATCCAGACGGGCACGATCGTCTCCCTGGCGATGCTCCTGACCCGGTTGTACGCCCCGTTGACCGCGCTGGCCAACACCCGGGTCGAGGCGATGAGTGCGATGGTCAGTTTCGAGCGCGTCTTCGAGGTCCTCGATCTCGTGCCGCTGATCCGTGATCGTGCCGACGCCCGGGGGCTGCCGGACGGTCCGCTCGGCGTCGAGTTCGATCAGGTCGCGTTCTCGTATCCATCCGCGGCGCAGATCTCGTTGGCGTCGCTGGAGGAGGTCGCCGTCCTGAACCCGCAAGCTGGGAGACAGGTGCTGCACGACGTGTCGTTCACCGTGGAGCCGGGACAGACGGTGGCTCTGGTCGGGTCGTCCGGTGCGGGCAAATCGACGATCGCTGGCCTCGTTCCCCGACTGTTCGACGTCGACTCCGGTGCCGTCCGCATCAACGGCGTCGACGTCCGCGACCTGGAATCGTCGTCCCTGCACGCGAGCGTCGGCATGGTCACCCAGGACGGCCACCTCTTCCACGACTCCGTGCGCGCCAATCTTTCGCTCGCCCGACGCGACGCGACCGATGACGAGTTGTGGGACGTCCTGCGACGGGCACGACTCGACGGTGTCGTCGCGGCGCTGCCCGAGGGGCTCGACACGGTCGTCGGTGAGCGCGGCTACCGGTTCTCCGGCGGCGAACGGCAACGGCTGACGATCGCGCGCGTCCTGCTGGCGAAGCCGCGCGTCGTGATCCTCGATGAGGCCACCGCGCATCTCGACACGACCTCCGAGGCCCAGGTGCAGCTCGCACTGTCCGAGGCACTCGAGGGCCGGACAGCGATCGTGATCGCGCACCGCTTGGCGACGATCCGGGACGCCGACCGCATACTCGTCGTCGAGGATGGACGGGTCGTCGAGTCCGGACCGCACCGCGATCTGGTGCACGCAGGAGGACGGTACGCGGAGCTCTACCGCGCGTAG
- the truA gene encoding tRNA pseudouridine(38-40) synthase TruA yields MELPALVSDEGGQCRLRLVVAYDGTDFSGWATQPGRRTVCETIETTLATILRSPIRLTVAGRTDAGVHASAQVAHCDVPVESLQARSIDGDPSRLVRRLAKMLPDDVRVKAVERVSTDFDARFSALARTYEYRLSDALWGAEPTLARSTADWPRALDLDLINAASRTLVGLNDFAAFCRYREGATTIRELQEFSWHRDDAGVLVGTVRADAFCWSMVRSLVGSVSLVADGRRDLDWCAGLLRERKRSAQIPVAPARGLCLMNVDYPPPAEWAARSERTRDKRDAGDLGGGCCGD; encoded by the coding sequence ATCGAACTGCCCGCCCTCGTCTCTGACGAGGGCGGGCAGTGTCGTCTGCGGCTCGTCGTCGCCTACGACGGAACCGACTTCTCCGGATGGGCCACCCAGCCCGGGCGACGGACCGTGTGCGAGACGATCGAGACCACGCTGGCCACTATTCTGCGGTCACCGATCCGGCTGACCGTCGCAGGCCGTACAGATGCCGGTGTGCATGCGTCGGCCCAGGTGGCGCACTGCGATGTCCCGGTCGAGTCCTTGCAGGCGCGGTCGATCGACGGCGATCCGTCCCGCCTGGTGCGACGGCTCGCCAAGATGCTGCCCGACGACGTGCGCGTGAAAGCCGTCGAGCGGGTCAGCACCGACTTCGACGCGCGGTTCTCGGCGCTGGCGCGAACCTACGAGTACCGGCTCAGCGATGCACTGTGGGGTGCCGAACCCACCCTCGCCCGCAGCACGGCCGACTGGCCGCGCGCGCTCGACCTCGATCTGATCAATGCGGCGTCGCGCACGCTCGTCGGGCTCAACGACTTCGCGGCGTTCTGCCGGTACCGCGAGGGGGCCACCACGATCCGCGAGCTGCAGGAGTTCTCCTGGCACCGGGACGACGCAGGTGTCCTCGTCGGAACGGTGCGCGCCGATGCCTTCTGCTGGTCGATGGTGCGCTCGCTCGTCGGCAGCGTCTCGCTGGTGGCTGACGGCCGCCGCGATCTCGACTGGTGTGCAGGACTGCTGCGTGAGCGTAAGCGATCGGCGCAGATCCCGGTCGCGCCGGCGCGCGGCCTGTGCCTGATGAACGTCGACTACCCGCCGCCCGCCGAATGGGCGGCGCGCAGCGAGCGCACGCGCGACAAGCGGGACGCAGGCGATCTCGGCGGCGGCTGCTGCGGGGACTGA
- the rplQ gene encoding 50S ribosomal protein L17: MPKPTKGARFGGSASHQKAILANLATALFEHGRITTTEAKAKRLRPYAEKLITHAKAGELANRRQVMKDIRDKDVVHTLFAEIGPFFAEREGGYTRIIKTLPRKGDNAPMAVIELVREATASNEANRATRAAASKKKAAEAENVVEAVEADATDAEVENADAVAEAVDDESTAAVAEDAEAPAGSHAPLDDDSQPEGFPIKGNAGSKLYHRPGTRFYESTVAEIWFASEADAEAAGYQLPPSQRED, encoded by the coding sequence ATGCCTAAGCCCACCAAGGGTGCCCGCTTCGGCGGGTCGGCCAGCCACCAGAAGGCGATCCTGGCGAACCTCGCCACGGCGCTTTTCGAGCATGGCCGCATCACCACAACCGAAGCCAAGGCGAAGCGGCTGCGGCCCTACGCCGAGAAGCTGATCACCCACGCGAAGGCCGGCGAGCTCGCCAACCGTCGCCAGGTGATGAAGGACATCCGCGACAAGGATGTCGTTCACACGCTGTTCGCCGAGATCGGCCCGTTCTTCGCCGAGCGCGAGGGCGGCTACACCCGCATCATCAAGACGCTGCCGCGTAAGGGCGATAACGCCCCCATGGCAGTGATCGAGCTGGTGCGCGAGGCGACCGCTTCGAACGAGGCCAACCGCGCGACTCGCGCCGCGGCCTCCAAGAAGAAGGCCGCCGAAGCCGAGAACGTCGTGGAGGCCGTCGAGGCCGACGCGACCGACGCCGAGGTCGAGAACGCCGACGCGGTCGCCGAGGCCGTCGACGACGAGTCGACCGCCGCCGTCGCGGAGGATGCGGAGGCTCCGGCCGGCTCGCATGCGCCGCTCGACGACGACTCGCAGCCGGAAGGCTTCCCGATCAAGGGCAACGCCGGTTCGAAGCTGTACCACCGCCCGGGCACTCGTTTCTACGAGTCGACCGTCGCGGAGATCTGGTTCGCCTCGGAGGCCGACGCGGAGGCCGCAGGCTACCAGCTGCCGCCGTCGCAGCGGGAAGACTGA